A region of the Thermodesulfobacteriota bacterium genome:
CAGGCGGCTGCGCAGCTCTTCCAGGTGGGCGGTGAAGGGGAGCTTCTCCAGGTCCGGGTCGTCACCCCCGGCGTCCCCTCGCAGGTCGGATTCTCCCATGGCTCGCTCAGGCCCCGCTGTCCCGGTTCGGCGCTTCCGGAGGAGCCGGGGGAGGCTCCGGCCCTTCCCCGGGGGGCGGGCCCGGCTGCACCTGGGCGCGTTTCTTCTCCAGTTCCTTGCGGTGGCGCTCGGGCTCGGGGGGGGTGTGGACCTCGCGGTAGATCGTCCGCTGCAAGTCGTCGGTGGCGCGGCGAAACTCGGTCAACCCCCGCCCCAGCGCCCGGGCGAGATCCGGCAGCTTCTTCGGGCCGATCACGATGAGGGCCAGGGCGAGGATGATGAGGATCTCGGACATGCCCATTCCGAACAAGGGGCACCTCGGAGGGAGGGAAGCGACCAGGCTCGGAGCATAGAAGGTGGGTATCCGGGGTGTCAAGGCGGCTTGACAAGAGGAAAAGCACGCTGGTATAGAGGGGCGGCTCCGGGCCGGATGCGCCGGGGCCGCACTCGACGACGACTGCTTTAGGCACGTAGCTCAGTGGGAGAGCACCTGCCCGACACGCAGGGGGTCGGCGGTTCAATCCCGCCCGTGCCTACCATCCTTGTTCGTCC
Encoded here:
- a CDS encoding twin-arginine translocase TatA/TatE family subunit; translation: MFGMGMSEILIILALALIVIGPKKLPDLARALGRGLTEFRRATDDLQRTIYREVHTPPEPERHRKELEKKRAQVQPGPPPGEGPEPPPAPPEAPNRDSGA